AGTTATATATGAATAATAACACAGAAACAAGAAAAAACAAACACCTAAATGAAAGAGAAAGATACGCCATAGAGTTGTACCTAAAAGAAAAGTATACAGTAACGGAAATAGCAAAGAGGTTGGGCAGGCACAGAAGGACAATAGAAAGAGAAATAACCCGTGGGACAATATATTTACAAAATAGTGATTTAACATACAGAAAAGAGTATTGTGCAGATGTAGCCCAAAGGAGATATGTAGAGAACGGGAAGAATAAAGGTCCACGGTTAAAGATAGGAAATGACCATGAATTAGTGAGGTATATAGAATCAAAGATAATAAATGAAAAATATTCTCCTGATGCTGTTATTGGACAAATAAAAGCAAAGGGACTGAAGTTTAAAACGAGTATCTGCACGAAAACACTATATAACTACATTGATAGAGGGGATGTATTTTTAAGACTAACGAATAAATATTTGCCAGTGAAAAAGGATGGTAAAAAACGCATATATCAAAGGGTTAAGAAGATAGCACTGAAAAATCTTAAGGGAAGCAGCATAGAGGAAAGGCCGAAAGAAGTTAACGATAGGAAGGAATATGGACACTGGGAGATGGACTGTGTAGTAGGCAGAAAAAATAGCGCAGCAGTATTACTGGTATTAAGTGAACGAAAGACGAGAGAAGAAATAATTCTTAAACTACCAGACAAAACGCAGGAATCAGTAATCAAAGCAATAGATGAATTAGAAAGGAAGTATAGAAGGAAATTTAGGGAGAAGTTTAAAACGATAACAGTAGATAACGGGACAGAGTTTTTGGACTATAGAGGGATAGAGAAATCAAAAACAGAGCCAGGCAAGGACAGGACGAAAGTGTATTATGCTCATCCTTATAGTTCTTGGGAAAGAGGAACGAACGAAAATATTAATAAACTGATAAGAAGATTTATACCAAAAGGAACAGATATATCAAAAGTAAGTAAAGCAAAAATAAAAAGTATAGAGAGATGGATTAATGAATATCCAAGAAGAATGTTTGGTTATAGGTCAGCCATAGAAATGGCGGTATGATGTATAGAATTTATTCCAGTAAGCAATGGATTTACCAAATTTTGCACGGCATTTAATATTGCAATTTATACCCTATAAACTTTTCTTCATAGAGCTTGCAAATCTCTTCTACAGGCCCATCGGCTACTAAAGTGCCTTTATCTAAAATAATGGCACGGTTACAGATTCGTCTTACCTGCTCAATAGAATGGGATACGAATAAAACCGTAATCCCT
This genomic interval from Herbinix luporum contains the following:
- a CDS encoding IS30-like element ISCth2 family transposase, with translation MVIHCKMFNNQRKTLAKEYHELYMNNNTETRKNKHLNERERYAIELYLKEKYTVTEIAKRLGRHRRTIEREITRGTIYLQNSDLTYRKEYCADVAQRRYVENGKNKGPRLKIGNDHELVRYIESKIINEKYSPDAVIGQIKAKGLKFKTSICTKTLYNYIDRGDVFLRLTNKYLPVKKDGKKRIYQRVKKIALKNLKGSSIEERPKEVNDRKEYGHWEMDCVVGRKNSAAVLLVLSERKTREEIILKLPDKTQESVIKAIDELERKYRRKFREKFKTITVDNGTEFLDYRGIEKSKTEPGKDRTKVYYAHPYSSWERGTNENINKLIRRFIPKGTDISKVSKAKIKSIERWINEYPRRMFGYRSAIEMAV